One window of the Prosthecobacter dejongeii genome contains the following:
- a CDS encoding RNA polymerase sigma factor: MPSSEISDETLLQRAGAGDMRAFETLYDRYSPRLLGLMRQMLGDEREAEDVLQEGFLYLWDHARDYDVSRSRAFTWTVMIFRHKAIDRMRALGRRLRLNETAAIEQATLDAPGTRGDDTMQMKERQKQVHAALLALPGEQRQLIEFAFLKGLTHQAIAEDLQLPLGTVKTHIRRGLLKLRDLMKGGLA; the protein is encoded by the coding sequence ATGCCATCTTCTGAAATCAGCGATGAAACTTTACTCCAGCGGGCTGGTGCTGGCGACATGCGTGCCTTTGAGACGTTGTATGATCGGTATTCACCTCGATTGTTAGGCCTCATGCGCCAGATGCTAGGCGATGAGCGCGAGGCTGAGGATGTGCTGCAAGAGGGGTTCCTTTACCTCTGGGACCATGCCCGTGACTATGATGTGAGCCGCAGCCGTGCCTTTACCTGGACGGTGATGATTTTCCGCCACAAGGCGATTGATCGGATGCGGGCGCTGGGACGTCGCCTGCGTTTGAATGAAACCGCAGCTATAGAGCAGGCGACCCTGGATGCCCCAGGGACCCGTGGAGATGACACCATGCAGATGAAAGAACGCCAAAAGCAAGTGCATGCCGCCTTGCTGGCCTTGCCTGGCGAACAACGGCAGTTGATCGAGTTCGCATTTTTAAAAGGGCTCACCCATCAGGCGATAGCCGAAGATCTACAATTACCCTTGGGCACCGTTAAAACACACATTCGACGCGGCTTGCTAAAGCTTCGCGATCTGATGAAAGGAGGGTTGGCGTGA
- a CDS encoding anti-sigma factor domain-containing protein: protein MDEQQEELAALNALHALDESEQSALEISRTRDSELDDLASELELTVAELAALAPAIRPPAALKASIMAQVKERARVQKLVKSRPVSSSRMQPLAWGIAATLAAGCFWLWNERTQLAQQVAAMTEVEAEARQQLIRVRDERDALDEKNAKSVEQMVQLATQLEGMRESSQITQQQLVSLTKEISDLRKKDAFAQVQIASLQSTVAAYKEGVAVVVWDSEKHQGLLKLEKMPPVESGKDYQLWVVDPKNPTPVNAGVVQLDGQGFAKVEFKPVEEVSSAAKFALSVEREGGVAKNEGPIILIGP from the coding sequence ATGGACGAGCAACAAGAAGAACTCGCTGCTCTGAATGCACTGCATGCTCTCGATGAATCTGAGCAAAGCGCGCTGGAGATTTCGCGCACCCGTGATTCCGAACTGGATGATCTGGCGTCGGAGCTGGAACTGACGGTGGCAGAACTGGCCGCTCTAGCACCTGCCATCCGTCCACCTGCTGCTCTTAAAGCCTCAATCATGGCCCAAGTTAAGGAGCGCGCACGCGTTCAGAAGTTGGTTAAATCACGTCCTGTATCTTCCTCTCGCATGCAGCCTTTGGCCTGGGGCATAGCGGCCACTTTGGCGGCGGGATGCTTTTGGTTATGGAATGAACGAACCCAGTTGGCCCAACAAGTGGCAGCCATGACAGAGGTGGAGGCAGAAGCTCGCCAGCAGCTCATCCGTGTGCGTGATGAACGCGATGCTCTGGATGAGAAAAATGCAAAATCTGTGGAGCAGATGGTGCAACTGGCGACTCAGCTTGAAGGCATGCGTGAGAGCAGCCAGATTACCCAGCAGCAACTGGTCAGCCTGACAAAAGAGATTTCAGATCTGCGGAAGAAAGATGCATTTGCCCAGGTGCAGATCGCTAGCTTGCAAAGCACGGTCGCTGCCTACAAGGAAGGCGTGGCTGTAGTGGTGTGGGACAGTGAGAAGCATCAAGGCCTGCTCAAGCTGGAGAAAATGCCTCCGGTGGAATCGGGCAAGGATTATCAACTCTGGGTCGTGGACCCCAAGAATCCGACTCCTGTAAATGCAGGGGTGGTTCAGTTGGACGGACAGGGCTTTGCTAAGGTGGAGTTCAAGCCTGTGGAAGAAGTCAGCAGTGCTGCCAAATTTGCGTTGAGTGTGGAGCGTGAAGGCGGCGTCGCGAAGAACGAGGGCCCTATCATTCTGATTGGGCCGTGA
- a CDS encoding tryptophan 7-halogenase → MNNANDKPAGDSSTYDVIVIGGALSGAATATLLLRHNPGIRLLIIEKSAKLTRRVGEATVEISAYFMGRVLGLTHYLNENHLVKQGLRFWFENEEVTNVSEASELGAKYLSRIPSYQLDRSTFDEEVLRRACLAGAELIRPATVSNVQLNEGGLQTLEMKHEGQSRTLSTRWLVDASGLAAVLARKNGWWKSNAEHPTAAVWSRWKGVKDWDSRELALKYPEWSRAVYGIRNTATNHIIGDGWWSWWIPLKGGDVSVGIVFDQRLVEFPSEGGKIGDRLKAFLIKHPVGREMLVDAEYQDEDMHLRRNLAYYSTTFAGDGFVLVGDAAAFMDPFYSPGMDWISFTTSSAANLITEQRQGKPMVERLMKYNRDFSVSHRRWFESLYKDKYEYMGEFDLMSLAFRLDLGLYYWGVVEVPFNHGEEALFAPPFSPPSGRLFSALMSTYNRRFAKIARRRRRVGELGKTNRSRRCLIPGFMLRRSNMLKLFPMLESWAWLEITEGWKSWFDETCAAENPGAKVSAAESVEGVPAVS, encoded by the coding sequence GTGAACAACGCGAATGACAAGCCTGCGGGCGACTCCTCCACCTACGATGTCATTGTCATCGGCGGTGCTCTTTCTGGTGCAGCGACGGCGACACTTTTGCTCCGGCACAATCCGGGAATCAGGCTTTTGATCATCGAGAAATCGGCCAAACTGACGCGGCGTGTCGGTGAAGCGACGGTGGAGATCAGTGCTTACTTCATGGGGCGGGTGTTGGGGTTGACGCATTACCTGAATGAGAACCATTTAGTGAAGCAGGGACTGCGCTTCTGGTTCGAAAATGAGGAGGTGACGAATGTCTCCGAGGCCAGCGAACTAGGGGCGAAGTATCTTTCGCGCATTCCTTCCTATCAGCTTGATCGCTCCACCTTTGATGAAGAGGTGCTGCGCCGTGCCTGCTTGGCCGGGGCGGAGTTGATCCGCCCGGCGACTGTTTCTAATGTGCAGCTCAATGAAGGCGGCTTACAGACGCTGGAGATGAAGCATGAGGGGCAGTCACGGACACTGAGTACCCGTTGGTTGGTGGATGCCTCAGGCCTCGCTGCGGTGCTGGCAAGGAAGAACGGTTGGTGGAAGTCCAACGCGGAGCATCCCACTGCAGCAGTATGGTCCCGCTGGAAAGGTGTGAAAGATTGGGACAGTCGCGAACTGGCCCTAAAATATCCCGAGTGGTCACGGGCTGTGTATGGAATCCGCAACACAGCGACGAACCACATCATTGGCGATGGCTGGTGGAGCTGGTGGATCCCGCTGAAAGGCGGGGATGTGAGCGTGGGAATCGTCTTTGATCAACGCCTCGTCGAGTTTCCTTCCGAAGGGGGAAAGATCGGAGATCGGCTCAAGGCTTTTTTGATAAAACATCCGGTGGGACGTGAGATGCTGGTGGATGCGGAATACCAGGATGAGGACATGCACCTGAGACGGAACTTGGCCTATTACAGCACCACTTTTGCGGGGGATGGTTTTGTGCTGGTGGGAGATGCGGCCGCATTCATGGATCCCTTTTACAGCCCCGGCATGGACTGGATCTCCTTCACCACCAGCAGTGCAGCAAATCTGATCACGGAGCAGCGCCAGGGCAAGCCGATGGTGGAGCGGTTGATGAAATACAATCGTGATTTCAGTGTGAGTCATCGCCGTTGGTTCGAATCTCTTTACAAGGACAAGTATGAATACATGGGCGAGTTTGATCTGATGAGCCTCGCCTTTCGTCTAGACTTGGGGCTTTACTATTGGGGCGTTGTGGAGGTGCCTTTTAACCATGGGGAGGAAGCTTTGTTTGCCCCGCCCTTTTCACCTCCTTCAGGCCGCCTTTTTTCCGCGCTGATGAGCACTTATAACCGGAGGTTTGCGAAGATCGCCCGTCGCCGACGTCGGGTGGGGGAACTGGGTAAAACCAATCGTTCTCGGCGCTGCCTCATCCCTGGTTTCATGCTGAGGCGTAGTAACATGCTAAAGCTCTTCCCCATGCTAGAAAGCTGGGCCTGGCTGGAAATTACCGAAGGATGGAAAAGCTGGTTTGATGAAACCTGCGCTGCTGAAAATCCCGGCGCGAAGGTAAGCGCGGCCGAATCTGTTGAAGGCGTACCTGCGGTGAGCTAG
- a CDS encoding DUF1592 domain-containing protein, translated as MSPRFYVLFSAVLFLHSLHAAPAPPPAPVAKFLDQHCVECHDDDVQKGGLNLQAVNFDLKNQETLRRWVRVFDRVHEGEMPPKKSEKPDTSAVKTFLTTLQGDLSRADQEETVTLGRVRSRRLTRVEYEHTIHDLLGIDIPLKDLLPEDPESHGFATVADGQQLSHHQLARYLDVADLALGEACERVLKGDSKFNKSFTPDQLAEVTRGNYRGPESRGGRSLSWPITLQFFGKMTATTVPEDGWYRITVHGVESINPGPGGAVWGTLRSGACVSNVPMLYMIGLIEATPEQRDFVYEAWMHKGHMLELKPNDATLRRAPTGAQGGNVSFKGRDLAGDGFSGIAHRGIEMQRIYPMADRAGVHRHLFGETNLKKADPATALDKLVARFARRAFRRPVTDEQLAPYLNMGRQALASGNSLTDSLLVAYRTILCSPRFLTFIEAPGELEAYALASRLSYTFWLSQPDNSLLKLAADGHLKQPEVLAQQVERMLADPKASRFIRSFTDQWLKLSKMDFTSPDSRLYPTYDAVVQESMLQETRTYVTELVQKDLSVTHLVDSDFTFLNGRLARHYQVAAEVTPGRGLQKISLTNSKDVNRGGLLTQGAILKVTADGTTTSPVIRGVFVNERLLGQHIPPPPPDIPAIEPDIRGATSIRDQLEKHRSNESCNSCHATIDPPGFVLENFDPVGIWRERYGLRGKGVPVVASGTTPKGDLFTDLKSWQQIYLHKPEQLAAGFVGQFLTYATGAPIRFGDRPAVKAIVTQTQGKNFGLRSLILEAVKSPIFTHK; from the coding sequence ATGTCCCCCCGTTTTTACGTTTTGTTCAGCGCAGTTCTTTTTCTGCACTCACTCCACGCAGCCCCTGCGCCCCCGCCTGCTCCTGTCGCGAAGTTTTTGGATCAGCATTGTGTGGAGTGCCATGATGACGACGTGCAAAAGGGAGGACTGAATCTCCAAGCGGTAAATTTTGACCTGAAGAATCAAGAAACCCTACGCCGCTGGGTGCGTGTGTTTGACCGAGTGCATGAAGGAGAAATGCCACCCAAGAAAAGCGAGAAACCTGATACTTCGGCGGTCAAAACCTTCCTCACCACGCTACAAGGCGATCTGTCGCGTGCGGATCAAGAAGAGACCGTCACTCTTGGCCGAGTGCGCAGCCGCAGACTTACCCGAGTTGAGTATGAACACACGATTCATGATCTTTTAGGGATTGATATCCCGCTCAAAGATCTGCTGCCAGAGGACCCTGAATCGCACGGCTTTGCCACCGTGGCAGACGGCCAGCAGCTTTCCCACCACCAACTTGCACGTTATCTGGATGTGGCGGACTTGGCCCTGGGCGAAGCTTGTGAGCGGGTGCTCAAAGGCGATTCCAAATTCAATAAATCCTTCACGCCCGATCAACTTGCGGAAGTTACCCGAGGCAACTATCGCGGCCCAGAATCTCGCGGTGGCCGGAGCCTCTCTTGGCCCATCACGCTGCAATTTTTTGGCAAGATGACCGCCACCACTGTGCCAGAGGATGGCTGGTACCGCATCACCGTGCATGGAGTGGAGTCCATCAATCCAGGGCCTGGCGGAGCCGTATGGGGCACACTACGCTCCGGTGCCTGTGTTTCAAATGTCCCCATGCTGTACATGATCGGCCTTATTGAGGCCACCCCAGAACAGCGCGACTTTGTTTATGAAGCTTGGATGCATAAAGGCCACATGCTGGAGTTAAAACCTAACGATGCCACCCTGCGCCGTGCCCCCACGGGAGCCCAAGGCGGCAATGTCTCCTTCAAAGGCCGTGACCTCGCAGGCGATGGTTTTTCCGGCATCGCCCACCGTGGCATCGAGATGCAGCGCATCTATCCCATGGCAGACCGCGCCGGCGTTCATCGGCATTTATTTGGTGAGACGAATCTGAAAAAGGCAGATCCCGCCACCGCACTGGACAAACTGGTCGCTCGCTTTGCCCGCCGCGCGTTCCGTCGTCCGGTGACCGATGAACAACTGGCCCCTTACCTGAACATGGGGCGCCAGGCTCTAGCCTCGGGCAACTCTTTAACAGACTCCTTGTTAGTCGCTTACCGCACCATTTTGTGTTCTCCTCGCTTTCTTACTTTCATTGAAGCCCCCGGTGAGCTCGAAGCCTACGCCCTTGCTTCTCGCCTTAGCTACACCTTCTGGCTCAGCCAGCCAGACAACTCCCTGTTAAAGTTAGCCGCCGATGGCCACCTTAAGCAACCGGAGGTCCTCGCTCAACAGGTGGAGCGCATGCTGGCAGATCCCAAGGCAAGCCGCTTCATCCGCAGCTTCACTGACCAGTGGCTCAAACTTTCCAAAATGGACTTCACCTCTCCTGACTCCCGGCTCTACCCCACCTACGATGCTGTGGTGCAGGAATCCATGCTGCAAGAGACTCGCACCTACGTCACCGAGCTTGTACAAAAAGATCTCTCCGTCACTCACTTGGTGGACTCGGATTTCACATTCCTCAATGGTCGTCTCGCCCGCCACTACCAAGTCGCCGCTGAAGTGACACCAGGCCGTGGTCTGCAAAAAATTTCACTGACTAACTCAAAGGATGTCAACAGAGGCGGTCTGCTCACTCAGGGCGCTATTCTCAAAGTCACTGCAGATGGCACCACCACCTCTCCGGTTATTCGCGGGGTCTTTGTCAATGAGCGCCTACTAGGCCAGCACATTCCCCCGCCGCCGCCTGACATCCCCGCCATCGAGCCAGACATCCGTGGAGCCACGTCCATTCGCGACCAGTTGGAAAAACACCGCTCCAACGAATCTTGCAACTCCTGCCACGCCACCATTGATCCGCCCGGCTTCGTTTTGGAAAACTTTGATCCCGTCGGTATCTGGCGCGAGCGCTACGGCCTCCGTGGCAAAGGTGTGCCTGTTGTAGCCTCTGGAACGACTCCCAAAGGTGATCTCTTTACCGACCTGAAAAGCTGGCAGCAGATCTACCTTCACAAACCAGAACAGCTTGCAGCCGGCTTCGTCGGCCAATTTCTCACCTACGCCACGGGTGCCCCCATCCGCTTTGGTGACCGCCCTGCCGTAAAGGCCATCGTCACCCAGACTCAAGGCAAGAATTTCGGCCTTCGTTCGTTGATTCTAGAAGCCGTGAAGAGTCCCATCTTCACGCACAAGTAG
- a CDS encoding glutathione peroxidase, with protein sequence MKTLLTFLSMISLAVSAADLQSIPLKTIDGKEASLKEYAGKVLLIVNVASECGYTSQYAGLQALHEKYAKDGFSVLGFPCNDFGGQEPGSEADIKNFCTSRYKVSFPMFAKVSITEGNKHPLFAALTSSSPVQWNFEKFLVGKDGQLIDRYGSDAEPEGGEIEAALKTALSK encoded by the coding sequence ATGAAAACTCTCCTGACGTTCCTCTCCATGATCTCTCTTGCTGTCTCTGCTGCTGATCTCCAGTCCATTCCGCTGAAAACGATTGATGGCAAAGAGGCCTCTTTGAAAGAATACGCGGGGAAGGTTCTACTGATCGTGAACGTTGCCTCTGAGTGCGGCTACACCAGTCAGTATGCGGGTCTGCAGGCTCTGCATGAGAAGTACGCGAAGGATGGATTCTCTGTGCTCGGCTTTCCCTGCAATGACTTTGGCGGTCAGGAACCCGGCTCTGAGGCAGACATCAAGAACTTCTGCACCAGCCGCTACAAGGTCAGCTTCCCCATGTTTGCGAAGGTCTCTATCACTGAGGGAAACAAACATCCACTTTTCGCTGCTTTGACCTCAAGCTCGCCTGTGCAGTGGAACTTTGAAAAATTTTTGGTTGGTAAGGATGGGCAACTCATTGATCGTTATGGGTCTGACGCGGAACCTGAGGGAGGAGAGATTGAAGCGGCTTTGAAAACAGCCTTGAGTAAATAA
- a CDS encoding DUF1552 domain-containing protein, whose amino-acid sequence MNTASFTTQRHLSRRAVLRGLGISLGLPVLEAMTPAFAAVPETRQAKRFVGISLALGLHNPHLVPETAGRDYKPSQYLQSLQDIRQDFTVISGSSHPGVSGGHTAEGSIFSACPNQRGATSRNTISLDQLMAKQLGHETRFPSLVLNTNSQSSPAYTENGAMIPAENNAMKLFAKLFVNDNAAEQERQTELIRRGRSVMDVVGAEAKTLMREVGSGDRDKLDAWFTSVRDLEQRLIANEEWIRKPKPKVNAKAPTQIPRDNEVAVERIYLDIIHLALATDSTRFVTLHVTGNAVTGLDGVDESYHGLSHHGMNEEKLRQLAIVEQGMINEWGGFLRRLKADSMLDETMVLMTSNLGNASSHDNKNMPVLFAGGGFKHGQHLAFDQKNNYPLPNLYLSTLHRLGLQEESFATSTGGMDGLI is encoded by the coding sequence ATGAACACAGCCTCCTTCACCACCCAGCGCCACCTCTCGCGCCGCGCCGTCTTGCGTGGCCTGGGCATTTCCTTGGGCCTACCTGTGCTAGAGGCAATGACACCTGCCTTTGCCGCCGTGCCGGAAACTCGCCAAGCCAAACGTTTCGTCGGCATCAGCCTCGCTCTTGGTTTGCACAATCCTCACCTCGTGCCCGAAACTGCTGGCCGTGATTACAAGCCCTCGCAGTACCTGCAATCCTTGCAGGACATTCGCCAGGACTTCACCGTCATCTCTGGGTCTTCTCATCCCGGTGTCTCCGGCGGCCACACCGCAGAGGGCAGCATCTTTTCTGCCTGCCCTAACCAACGTGGGGCCACCTCCCGCAACACCATTTCCTTAGACCAACTGATGGCCAAACAACTGGGCCACGAAACGCGTTTCCCCTCCCTGGTACTCAATACCAACAGCCAGAGCAGCCCTGCCTACACGGAGAATGGAGCCATGATTCCGGCAGAGAACAATGCGATGAAGCTCTTCGCCAAACTTTTTGTTAACGACAATGCTGCCGAGCAGGAGCGGCAGACCGAGCTGATCCGCCGTGGGCGCAGCGTCATGGACGTCGTCGGCGCCGAGGCCAAGACTCTCATGCGTGAAGTCGGTTCTGGAGACCGGGACAAACTGGACGCCTGGTTCACCAGCGTGCGAGACCTGGAGCAGCGCCTCATCGCCAATGAGGAATGGATCCGCAAACCCAAGCCCAAGGTCAATGCCAAAGCCCCCACTCAGATTCCGCGCGACAACGAGGTAGCGGTGGAGCGCATTTACCTGGACATCATTCATCTGGCCCTCGCTACAGACTCTACCCGCTTTGTCACCCTGCATGTGACGGGCAATGCCGTGACTGGCCTGGATGGTGTGGATGAAAGCTACCACGGCCTCAGCCACCATGGGATGAACGAGGAAAAGTTGCGACAACTCGCTATCGTGGAACAAGGCATGATCAACGAATGGGGAGGCTTCCTTCGCCGGCTCAAGGCGGACTCCATGCTGGATGAAACCATGGTCCTCATGACTTCCAATTTGGGGAATGCCTCCAGCCACGACAACAAGAACATGCCTGTGCTTTTCGCCGGAGGCGGCTTCAAACACGGTCAGCATCTTGCCTTCGACCAGAAGAATAACTATCCGCTGCCTAACCTCTACCTCAGCACCCTACACCGCCTCGGCCTGCAGGAGGAATCTTTCGCCACCAGCACAGGTGGCATGGATGGACTCATTTAG
- a CDS encoding SUMF1/EgtB/PvdO family nonheme iron enzyme — MLAHRPLTSAFLALAAMPGLTAAAATKVDFNTQVKPILEAACTHCHGVDKDKGDFRLHTKEDMIKGNENGPGLTAGDLKKSAIYTTLILPAEDEMVMPPSKEGLLAANQIEVIKNWIEQGAEWPAGVTLEVKPRIDFVKHIQPILEQNCVSCHNPEKDKGDYILSTKKEAFESGENAPNIVAFDLAKSALYHLTTLGADEDDLMPPAKSGGPLKKEEIAMLKGWIEQGAVWPEGVTLKAKEKGAAPTNNPDTMELVKKIHAKIVATAQEKAEADMKSYDAKVPKTGAPYSMVAIKSGEFLMGSPAGEANRADDEGPQVKVQIKPFWIGKYEVTWDEYEPFQLTAEGRNKDGSRKVWSPNDKPEDLISQPTPPYQPMDFGMGRNGFPAICMTQHAANKYCQWLSAQTGHFYRLPTEAEWEYAARAGTTTAYFFGDDPKDLGEYAWYFDNAPNFQYSTVGKKKPNPWGLYDIYGNVCEWTLDQYNEGTYKSLSNGAVGNKWVPSKTPYPHTARGGTYDDDAEFLRSASRRASEPAWKQQDPQLPKSIWYLTDATWLGFRIVRPLEIPTVEEMYSAWNNGVARE; from the coding sequence ATGTTAGCCCACCGCCCCTTAACCTCTGCCTTTCTCGCCCTCGCCGCGATGCCCGGACTCACCGCGGCAGCCGCCACGAAGGTGGATTTTAACACTCAGGTCAAACCCATCCTCGAAGCTGCCTGCACCCACTGCCACGGTGTGGACAAAGACAAAGGTGATTTCCGTCTCCACACGAAGGAAGACATGATCAAAGGGAATGAAAACGGCCCAGGTTTGACGGCAGGTGACCTGAAAAAAAGCGCCATTTACACCACCCTCATCCTACCCGCCGAAGATGAAATGGTGATGCCTCCATCCAAAGAAGGCCTGCTGGCCGCTAATCAGATCGAAGTCATCAAAAATTGGATCGAGCAGGGAGCCGAGTGGCCCGCCGGCGTGACCCTGGAGGTGAAGCCTCGCATTGACTTTGTGAAGCACATCCAGCCCATCTTGGAACAGAACTGCGTGAGCTGCCACAACCCTGAAAAGGACAAGGGTGACTACATCCTCAGCACCAAGAAAGAAGCATTTGAGAGTGGCGAAAACGCCCCGAACATCGTTGCCTTCGACCTGGCCAAAAGCGCCCTCTATCATCTCACCACCCTGGGTGCCGATGAAGATGACCTCATGCCTCCTGCTAAAAGTGGCGGCCCGCTGAAGAAGGAAGAGATCGCCATGCTGAAAGGCTGGATCGAGCAAGGGGCTGTGTGGCCCGAGGGCGTAACCCTCAAGGCCAAGGAAAAAGGCGCTGCGCCAACCAACAATCCAGACACCATGGAGTTGGTGAAAAAGATTCACGCGAAGATCGTCGCCACGGCTCAAGAAAAAGCTGAGGCCGACATGAAATCCTACGATGCTAAGGTGCCAAAAACGGGCGCTCCCTACTCCATGGTCGCCATCAAAAGCGGTGAGTTCCTGATGGGGAGCCCCGCTGGTGAAGCCAACCGGGCGGACGACGAAGGCCCGCAGGTGAAGGTGCAGATCAAGCCTTTCTGGATCGGCAAATACGAAGTGACCTGGGATGAGTATGAGCCCTTCCAGCTCACCGCCGAAGGTCGCAATAAGGACGGTAGCCGCAAAGTCTGGTCCCCCAATGACAAGCCAGAAGACCTCATCTCCCAGCCCACCCCACCCTACCAGCCGATGGATTTTGGCATGGGCCGCAATGGCTTCCCCGCCATCTGCATGACTCAGCACGCCGCCAATAAGTACTGCCAGTGGCTCAGCGCTCAGACGGGGCATTTCTACCGCCTGCCTACCGAAGCTGAGTGGGAGTATGCAGCCCGCGCCGGCACCACGACGGCCTACTTCTTCGGTGACGATCCCAAAGACCTCGGCGAGTACGCCTGGTATTTCGATAACGCGCCTAACTTCCAATACAGCACCGTCGGCAAGAAGAAGCCGAATCCCTGGGGGCTCTACGACATCTACGGCAACGTCTGTGAGTGGACGCTGGACCAATACAACGAAGGCACCTACAAAAGCCTGAGCAACGGAGCTGTGGGCAACAAATGGGTGCCCTCCAAGACCCCCTACCCGCACACAGCGCGTGGCGGCACCTACGACGACGATGCCGAATTCCTTCGCAGTGCCTCCCGCCGTGCTTCCGAGCCCGCCTGGAAGCAGCAGGACCCGCAATTGCCCAAGAGCATCTGGTATCTCACCGATGCCACTTGGCTGGGCTTCCGCATCGTCCGCCCGTTGGAAATCCCAACGGTGGAAGAAATGTACTCCGCGTGGAACAATGGCGTGGCTCGCGAATAA